From the genome of Solanum pennellii chromosome 6, SPENNV200:
tgtccgaacttcaaagacatcaagacgtgaagaagagaatccagcccgagctaggaataatagctcaccctgaattctggcgtgctgaagactggctagagttgtggacgagtcgaagtcaatggtgcacttgctgcacttccactaaacaacaagaagaaaataaaagtaagggtcagtacaaggaacaagtactgagtaggtatcatcggccaactcaaaatagaaagcaatatatactgaataataatataaaaccaaccacaatacttaacaggtggcaatcaacaagtacaagaaccattggcaataacaccaagcacacctatgaggactcaagcctccacaccatactcatttgggaaataggttcttcgaattgagtatattaacataattcaagattacttctctttattcttatcgtgtcggaacgtgaccctcCGATctcctaatgctacgtgtcggaacgtgacactccgatccattattcctaccgtgtcgtaACGttacactccgatcccctaatgctacgtgtcgNNNNNNNNNNNNNNNNNNNNNNNNNNNNNNNNNNNNNNNNNNNNNNNNNNNNNNNNNNNNNNNNNNNNNNNNNNNNNNNNNNNNNNNNNNNNNNNNNNNNNNNNNNNNNNNNcagttcatcaagctttctttatgtcaagcgtcatcttaatagagaggatttaagattgaagattcaaagGTCTCATTttttctaaccaccacaattatacgatcacaacatacaaacacacaatcaagtatatagaagactttacaataccacccaatacatatcNNNNNNNNNNNNNNNNNNNNNNNNNNNNNNNNNNNNNNNNNNNNNNNNNNNNNNNNNNNNNNNNNNNNNNNNNNNNNNNNNNNNNNNNNNNNNNNNNNNNNNNNNNNNNNNNNNNNNNNNNNNNNNNNNNNNNNNNNNNNNNNNNNNNNNNNNNNNNNNNNNNNNNNNNNNNNNNNNNNNNNNNNNNNNNNNNNNNNNNNNNNNNNNNNNNNNNNNNNNNNNNNNNNNNNNNNNNttaccccactaatttcataaagtttgtcatgaatagtccaaaacacccctttaaaacctttagcagaaatccgacccagttggggttacgcaacctttgacggcccgtcgtatctgcgacggtccgtcctgcaggtctgtcacaaagttcagagagtcaaattcagtaaagaggtttgtgacggcccgtcttgtctacgacggtccgtcctgcagttccgtcgcaaagttcagagagatctcagtacccagatatcagagttgaagtgttttggaacgaagaccctcgacggtccgtcgtggccatgacggtccgtcgcctgatccgtcgacccagtcagttattttcaaaataatttttactgctcgaacctactaaacaagTTGTTACATATAATCCcaacaaatttataaatttatatttaataaattttaagtgacTACACTCacgtaataaaataaaaaaatataagaaatgacctaaagtttgcctaacgtcaataatatacaataataaataagagtATAGTTTGAACCTAATTCGAATAGTTTCGATAGGAAGCACCTCGGGGTAACTGTAAAGACACTTGGTAAAAGTgttaataatgaataaatatgaataaaaattaataatccaaataataacttaaaaatcaaaactcCATCTTATTAATAGGGAGGTCTTGGAAATTGACGGTTTTCATCGGCCAActtttacaataaaaaatataaatataaactaaaCGTCAGTCTTTTAACATTGGGGAGACCTCAAAACCGACGGAAAGCtttttcattggccaatttaaagtaagtaaatttataaatgtgaacatgttataattttaaaaaaatgcactgtctcaatatattaataatgatgttcttaattgaaaataataatctaCATGTGAAATGAAGCAACCAACAATAAGATAAATTATAACAATGAAagaaatgtcaaaaaaaaataatcataattttccaagaataaaaaagaTGAACTAAACAACATGAGAAACTCATAgccattaatatttaattagcggaaagacaaaaaataactaGCATTTAATATGCAACAACTTAACAACaacaacttaataataaaataaaaaaaatcagtgAACCTTCTAAAACAATACAAACCTCAAAATAGTAACatgtgaaaatatatttagGCATAATTAACAATAATTGAAAGCTGAAAAAATAAACTCggatgaatatatgaaaatacaaccAGAAAATAATACAGTCATAACTCATAACCAACTAAtattaacaaacaaaaataagataaaagaaaaatagcCAAATAATATTAACACCAAAAGTTAgtaaaaaataacaacataaacataaaactaGAAGTAAATTGGAACAACTAACAACAACTATGGCCACGATATAACGGAGTAAACTATgcttaaaatcatagaaaaaaatacttaaaattaaCGTACAAACCCCAAAATAGTAAGTATTAAATAAGAGAAAATCAACGACAAAGACCATATCAATACATAGTCAATAACTTAAACATGaacacaattaaaaataatggtgaCAGGAATTTGAGCCCCTCCAGCCAGATCTAAAAAGACAAACAAAATGAAAGAGGTTACCGGAGTTGCAGTCACGCCGGTGATTTCTGATTATTGCTATTGCTGAAAACGGCTGATTGCTTTGAGCTTCGCCGAAATTGTTTTGTAGAGATGTTGGATTGAAGCTGGCGTAGGTTCGCATAAAAAAATGATCTGATTCCTTGAGCATCAAGCTTGCTGATGTGTTgggtttgattttttgtttattcGTTGTTCTTCGGTGCTCGACTTTGAGCCAAAATACCtgtaaaagaaagaagaaaacgTTAAGGGAAAGAGGTATGGGACTGACCATTTTCTGGTGGATTTGGGGTTGAGTTCGGGTGATCTTTGGTGGTTCGGGGTCAGGGTTTTTGGGTCTAGTCGGAGAGGGAAACGTGTGATTTGGTGGTGGTCTAGAAAAAATGGAAGTGTTCTTTTGAGATGGAAAGGGTCTAGTTTGGGGTTTGTTTGATTTTGGTTTTTGTGAGGGAGAACAAAGAGGTATCTCGCTTGGAGTGGTGAAGGAGATAGAGGTTGTGGTCTGGTTTCGCGGTGGGAAAGCTTTCAATcggaaaaaatggagaaaggaACGGGTTCGAGAAACTAGGGTCATTTGGATGGTGGACTTGGTGGATTCCGGCGAAACTCAGGTGAAACTTGTCACCGAAAaataatgaacaataaaataaaaattgaaaaaatagcCCTAAAATCTTTCCACCACCTTTAATCGAATGGACAAACCTTTCTTTATATAGGAATTGGTATCAAAATGGGCCCAAGTTATGGGTTTGAGATTGTGGCCCAAAAATTATTGGTTGATAAAATATCTGTGTATACAAATTGTATTCGTATTTGAATGGATTTATTGACTGTGTAGAATATCAAAGTGCATATTAACAATGTAAAATTGTAATAAATGTAACAATAACAtgtaaaaaaatgtaatttaacaaaaataatgattttataaaaaaataacaaacattTGAAGGTCCGgttgtgaaaaaataatataaacataacaacCGATAAAAATCCTAATACTTTGAGAAAAATGATGATTATCTACAAATTGCATTGAAATAACAAAACatgtattttgaactatttaaaataaaatactcaaaaagtattagttttaaaattatcCGATCAAAATAAGTTAAGGGAGTAATAAAactttagtttagttaaggtgtgtctctgaaatttcggttATAGTCTAGGGATACTTGTTCCTTATCCCTAATTTCTTACATGATTATCTTAGTAAGATTTATTTTCTTCCTAATTTTATGAGTGAAAAGTGTGATATTAATCGATTCAATTATTTATGAGTGAACCTTTCATCTATGTTGTTATATATAAGttgaacttaatttttttttattttatactttacAACATTGATAACAACATAAATGAAAAGATCAAGAAAGCCTAAAGAGGTAAATTGACATATTTATTTTGTCCAACATCCATTATAAATGATGATAGCTTCAAtttatcttttgatatttttaataattggaACGTTGGAAAACAAGTCTactaactttttaaatttttctatttaataattattttgatctCAAATTCAGATGTTCTTTTCTTACTATAGCATgaaaatttccatttttttttattaatatggaTTATTAGATTTCTTTTGCATTTATAATTTTGTCAATTATTTAGATGAACTcaaatatcaataaaatttcagTGTCAAATTAAATCAAGTTATGATtacttaaattgtattttttttgtaaaataaatgttagaaaatattattttaggtgtttaagGTTGAAATAAAATCATACAAACTCTTTAAAATAACTAAAGTTTTTGATAATTTGTGCTTGTAGGGATAAAGGAGAAACTTGAGGAagatcaaaaaataataatagagtGAGAGAGTGGAATAAATTCAGAGGAAAATATTGTAGAGtcttatgataaaattattacgGTGTTAATTTAATCtcttttgttataaaatattatgatatgaatgtccACTACACCAAGAAGTTATTATGActaattatctttattattttccTCCATCATGAAGATGACCTCTTAATTTATGATCATAATTCTTATAACATTTTACCTCCATAACTTCTtccattatatttatgttaatataatatcatttatgactaaccttttgtatgccTATATGTTACTCTAGAAATAGAGACATAAAGGTTCATATTGTAGACGATAAcacttgaaagaaagaaagttatcATATATTGTTCCTCTTATATTATATTCTTCTTGTCTTCCTCTTCATATTGTTCTTTTATTCTTAAGTTGTACGACATCTTTAACTTTTCTCCCTCtatttttttaagtcaaaatgATGTAACACCTTTTTTTAatgacttttatttattttcttcgcactttttcattcattccttttataaaattatttatcccCATagttaaatacataaaaatttattgtACTAAAGTCTAAATCAGTTTTTTTTCCGCATCTTCATTCGATACGGTGAATTTTGCAATGCTCAGAAAGGCCAATCAGCGAGAAATTCTCTATGTCCTTGAAGATGAGTGaacaattgatatttcatgGTCCTTTCAAACCAGTCATTCTAAACCTGAAAAAAAACTTTGGCTACGATTAGATCTCGAAAGCTCAAACTTCATAAGATGCGACTGACTCTTCTATTGCTACATGAACCATCCGCTTCTTTTTTGATTCTTCTTCTATATAAGTGAATATATCTTTGTGATTCAATATTAATTATACTACTTATGTATAACAAAATTTCACCTCTTCATCTAGGGAAAAGGCATAAGTACCCCCTTAACTTTTGTTCGAAATATCAGAGACATGCTTATACTAAACTAAAGTCCGAttaccctcctgaacttattatataaataattttctactccttttcgaCCTACTTGAccctaacttgaaaaaaaatgtcaacacggCTGGGCCCACAAGAtggtgtcacgtaggccgaaaaggggtagaaaattatttataaaataagttcaggagggtaatagcactttagtatagtataagtgtatctctgagatttcaggtatatgttgagggggtacttgtgcattttcccctTCATATATGATTAGTTTATCAATTAATATAGAAACATGGATGTTCTatgaaacaataaaatataaagtggTCCTAACACATTTATAATactatttttaattgtcatgaaaatgatattgttttttttctcaaatttgtgaattcaaaacataaatataaaattaaaaaagatttaattttgaTAGTCGGATAGGTAGGAACAATGGCTATATTCTTTGATAATGCACTTAATAAACGGATTGAGAATATAAAAACCACAACAAGCAATGTGTCATTTCAATCAACATCTCCTTACCTTTCGATATTTGTTGTTTAATATTTCACATTGCATTATTATTTCATTGATTCGTgtgaatattttcttatttttgactatatgatgaaaaaaatgaaatatttattatatgtagatcttatttatttgtgttttttttgctttaaaaatatcttaaacaTGTTTATTTACATGAAGTTTTATATGGGTAGAATTTTCGTTATAgaatatttgattttcttttaacatTAGAATGGTGTAAGTGTAGTATAGATAACCGATTTAAAGTGAATAATGATATacgaaaataatttatttttagactaTTTTAATTGgagaatataaaaaagatataatattaATCAAAGAATTTTCATAATATAACTAAAATAGATAATAACGCTATGGTTAGACAATATGGTAAATATAAAATCATCGAAGTGAAAATATTAATTCTTTAATAATTGCGTTAAATAATAAAGacaaatatcttttttaaaaaaaggaatgtATGTCAATGGATAAATGTTAGAATAAAAggacaaatatgatttttttcagCATAATAGGGTCAAATTATAAATGAGTAAAATATTTGTTAGTAGGTCAATGTAGCaactattttttcctttaacttAGCATGAGCCATACAATTTAAGTAATTGAAAAAGAGTCCCCCTTTTAGAATCCAAAAAGCTGCACTCAAATTTCCTTCTATGGCATATGATTTGAGGAACAAAACGGAACCGTCTTACAGTACGCAATCGCCCATGTACAGCCGGCCGGCCACCACTGCTCTTCCCCTTCCCAGCCATCACAGTCCGATGTACGGTCAAGCCTCCGGTAAACCATCCAGCCTTTACCATCGTCCACTAGTATGTCTTACCTCTTTGAATGTTCCCCCACTAAAACTATAGCTGAATAAAATATGTGTATTTGAGAGCCAATATCTGTTTCGATGGCTCTAATATTGATTTGTTGATATCTAATTTTGCAGCCGAAATCGGTATCAGAATTGCTATAATACCAGAATTTCAAATTACACCTCCGTTATGAAACCTGTGACTTTTGTTGTATTAACCGCCCCTAAAATTGACCTTTTCTATATTTCGTTGTATAGAAGTTAGAATACAGATGTGACATGTCATACACACATTGAAATAGTCTGCAGAAGTATTTTCCTTGCATGTACCGTCCAAACTAGTTTCTGATCACGAATCGCAATGTAGTAATAATTGGTTGATTAATGAGGAATTTGAACAACATATTTGGACCTGACATAGTTTTTTGTGCAATTTTCGTTCTTATAGCCTCCATTGGCTCCACAAGGAGACGTTCCTCAATGCACATTTCACTTTGATTTTGACCTTGAGAAGAAGATTTTGGCTGAAGCAAATCAAAAGGAAAGCCAAATTTGGAGCAGGTTACCTGTCGAAAATCTTCCATCTAGAGGGTCGGACCAAGCTTCAAAGGTTAGTTTCATTTGATGATTCCGTTAATCTTACTTTTAGTTTAAGTTAAACAGGTGCATTTTCATGTGAACCTGTAATGTGTAACTCGTCAGAAAGAGTATATAGTTGGGTCTTATGGCTGTTTCCATCTTAATGGTTGTACGAATTTGTCACTAAGGAAATAAATTagagaagaagaacaaatgGAGGTGCTAACACCTTACTGTTAAAGTAGCTCGAACATTGAGATAGTATACTATTTGACATCATTTGTATATCCTAATGGGTGGTTTTACACTCCTCTCAATAGAGGTACAAGTTCGGATAATGCAGATCTTTCCTTTCTATGACCCATGCATAGGGAAACTATTCGATCTTATTCCTCCCCTGGAAGTTCTCAAATCATAATATTGCTTTTGAATAATAGAAAAATGGTACGTCAAAAAGTGTCCATCCTATATCGGAATAAGACTTTTTGCCTACTTTGAGACATTCTCACCCTTTCTATAATGGCAAACTTTCTCAATAGCTTCATAAATTAATTCGGGACCAATAAGAGAAATATCACCtacatcaaaccaaccaaccaAAGACCTACATCTAccaccatacaaggcttcaaaaggagccataCCGATATTTGAGCGGtgactattattgtaggcaaactctatTAATGACAAGTGTTCATCCTAATTACCCTTGAAATCTATAACACACaccctcaacatgtcctcttAAGTTTGAATGGTTgcgctctgcttgaccatccgtttgaagGTAAAAAACAATGCTAAGCTTCACCTTAGTACCAAGCCCCTTTCGGAAAGACTTCCAAAAATATGAAGTGAATTGAGTACCCCGATCCGAAATGATGGATAAAAGAACTCCATGTAACCTCACTATTTCCCCTGTGTACAAATTAGAATAATCTTTCGCCGAAAGAGAAAccttgatgggaataaagtgGGTTGATTTTGTCATCCTATAAACAAtgacccaaatagagtcatgttgCCTTCGGGTACTAGGCAATCCTGAATAAAATCCATGTCCAGATCTTTCCACTTCCAAGTGGAAATTGGTATATTTTTCAACAAGCGTCCAGTTCTTCacacttccaagtgggaattAGTATATTTTGCAACAAACCTCCCGACCTTTGGTCCTTAaccttaacttgttgacaattatGACATTTGGCTTCAAATCTCGCGATATCttttttcataccattccaccgataaacttttcataaatcacggtacatcttggtggctcACGTATGAATAGAATGTTGAGAACTATAAACCGCTTTTAAAATTTGCTTCCTCAACCCATCAACATCCAGGACACATAATCGatcttggtacctaagtaccccatctACCCCTTGGGATAAAGCCTCAACGGACTTCTTGAGTaccaactctttcaactccacTAATATAGGATCAAGGTCTTGTCTAGACTTCACAACCACCACAAAGGACGATTTTGAGCCATTATTAATCGTGAAACCACACTGGGTCAAATCCACTAGTTGGATACCTAATCGAGCCAATCTATGGACATCTAGAACTAACTCTTTCTTTTCATCTTCTATATGagccacactacccatggataatctactaagagcatctgctacaacattATCTCTCTTGGGGTGGTAAAGGATACTCGTGTCATATTCCTTCAAaagttctaaccaccttctttgtcgaaGATTCTTTTTGGGTAaatacatattggagacttttgTGATCAGTAAAAATATCCATATGGACCCCAtaaaagtagtgtctccatattttcgAAGCAAACACTATTggcgctaattcaagatcaagggttggataattcttctcatgtactTTTAGTTGCCTTGAAGTATAGGCAATCATtttaccatgttgcataagcacacatcCCTAACCTACTCTAGAGGCGTCACAATAAACAAAAAGCTATCCTTACCCTCCTGTAAGGTCAACACtagagcggaagtaagcctatttTTCAATTCTTGGAATATTTTCGCACAAGCCTTTCACCACTCAAACTTAGCTTCCTTTTGAGTCAAAGCTGTCAATGGAGAAGCAATGGAGGAAaaaccctcaacaaacctcctatagtaaccGGCCAAACCCAAAAATCTTCTAATATCGGATGAATTTaggggtctaggccaactcctGACCACCTCTATTTTCTTAGGATCTACCTCAATACCCTTGCTTGACATAATATGACTAAGAAAGTCTACgaacctcaaccaaaactcacatttactaaatgTCGCATATAATTGGTGGTCTTTTAGGACTTGCAATACAATCTTCAAATGGTCTATATGTTCATCCTCACTCCTTGCatagatcaaaatatcatcGATAAACACAATAACAAATATATCAAGGTAGTTCCTAAACAACCTATTCATTAGGTTCATAAATGTAGCTGGGGCATaagttagtccaaatgacatcacAAGGAATTCATAGTTCCATACCTAGTTTGGAAAGCCTTCATGGGTATATCATCCCCTCTCAACCTAAGTTGGTGATAGCCCGAACGAaggtcaatttttgaaaagtaactagccccttggagttgatccaACAAATCATCGATTATTGGAAgggtatatttattattaatggtCACTTTGTTGAATTGACAGTAgtcgatgcacattctaagagacctAACTTTCCTTCTAACGAACAACACTAGAGAACCCCATGGAGAGATACTAGGACGAATATAGCCCTTATCTTGTAAATtattcaattgctctttcaaatctttcaactcgaccggagccattctataaggaggaatggaGAGAGGTTGCATATCCGGAAAAATATCAATGCCAAAATCTATTTTCTTCTGGGAGGAATGGCTAGCAAATCATTGGCAAAGACTTCCAGATATTCATTCATTATGGGGATCGACAATAGATAAGGGGTTTTGCACTCAACATCTCTCACCCTAACAAGATGGTAAGTGCACCCATTGTAGATCATTTTCCTAGCTTTGAGACAAGAAACAAATTGACCTCTAGGGATAGAATTCCCCCTTTTCCACCCTAAAATTGGCTCATTTTGAAATTGGAATTTAATAACCCAAGtcctacaatctatagaggcatATCATGCACGTAACCAATCCATatccaaaataacatcaaaatctaacaTTTGTAGCTCCACTGAATCCACCAATGTAATTTATAAGACAAAATAATGGGAAAAATTCTATAGACTTTCTTTAGCCACTAGGGACTCACCGAACAGGATAGAAACCAAAAAAGGCTCCAATAACACTTTGcggaatattttaaatttcatggcCACAAAAGGTGTTACAATGGAAAAAGTGGCATCGATATCTAACAAAgtatatgtatttataaaaaagacttgtaacataccgatCACCTTATCCGAGGAGCTTTCTTGGTCTTCTAAGGATCAAAGGGCATAAAAGCGATTTTGCTTTTGAGAATTAGAGTTTGAACCGATTGGAGGAGCTTGCTTATCTTCTCACCCATTGGCCGTAAGTGTTGGGAAATTCTTCAATTGATAGCCAgtcttaccacaaccataacAAACATCGAAATCGGCTAAACATTTTCCATCATATTTCTTTCCATATTTTGCATAAGTTTGCTTTGCCATAGGATTTCCCTTGTCATATACTTACTGAGGCGTAGGGTTAGGCACCTAACCCTGTTGACCTTTAGGGAAGCACTAGAAGAACCTAGGTTGTAAAACCACTATTTGAACCTTTGTTGACATTTCCCATCGAACTTAGCATTGGAGAAGTTCCAATCCCCGGTCCTA
Proteins encoded in this window:
- the LOC107022262 gene encoding uncharacterized protein LOC107022262, producing MAYDLRNKTEPSYSTQSPMYSRPATTALPLPSHHSPMYGQASGKPSSLYHRPLPPLAPQGDVPQCTFHFDFDLEKKILAEANQKESQIWSRLPVENLPSRGSDQASKKEYIVGSYGCFHLNGCTNLSLRK